One region of Deinococcus radiopugnans ATCC 19172 genomic DNA includes:
- a CDS encoding erythromycin esterase family protein, protein MTLLRTPRPLLRCLALAALTSQLAVAQSATLPADLQARYDTLRQAYLTGDLQTLRSLYAPDAALLDVTNQALTLEAVLAASNPEAMKVSKLDIRVQDVSLDGEEATVVNRQDMDATVFAGGLSQAFQATALAEDTWRKVSGQWLITASRVLESETRVAGQVIRQVAPPLLTDAQLAERRAALLTVARPIRSVAAGAQDGDFAWLAELARGARLIGAGEGSHGTAEHFQLKDRLFRKLVRNHGFTVFAIEADFDDGYEVDRFVRGEGPNDPDAATRAFDFWTWQTQEVRDLLSWMRGYNATRGEKPELRVVGIDMQDPFGSLTLLGRLAPQNDRVRAALAPLLALPAPTWFTLNERPAAQQAEIRAQITALQQAVAALPQDTPDRAVLLHLAETVRQGATMLAVPSSDSGRTNLIRDAAMFGNTRTALDTLFPGQKAMLWAHNFHIAKVPAQGQPYVNLGQHLARALGEGYRTVGFSFGDGELRAVSGDPAQQLGGPLILSAAPAPRDSLDALVAGDAPAAYLNVAQALQSSLLRGWLAQPVRVAGVGALYTPGQPTGANVVLSQAFDGLILVPHGTAARPLSGKP, encoded by the coding sequence ATGACTTTGTTGAGAACACCCCGCCCCCTGCTGCGCTGTCTGGCCCTGGCCGCGCTGACCTCCCAGTTGGCCGTGGCCCAGTCCGCCACCCTGCCCGCCGATCTTCAGGCGCGTTACGACACCCTGCGGCAGGCGTACCTGACGGGTGACCTTCAGACCCTCCGCTCGCTGTACGCGCCGGACGCGGCGCTGCTGGACGTGACCAATCAGGCCCTTACGCTGGAGGCGGTGCTGGCAGCCTCAAATCCAGAGGCCATGAAGGTCAGCAAGCTGGACATCCGTGTTCAGGACGTGTCGCTGGACGGCGAGGAAGCCACCGTGGTGAACCGTCAGGACATGGATGCGACGGTTTTTGCGGGCGGCCTGTCGCAGGCGTTCCAGGCAACGGCGCTGGCCGAGGACACGTGGCGCAAGGTCAGCGGTCAGTGGCTGATCACGGCTTCGCGCGTGCTGGAAAGCGAAACGCGGGTGGCCGGGCAGGTGATCCGGCAGGTGGCCCCGCCGCTGCTGACGGACGCGCAACTGGCCGAACGCCGCGCGGCGCTGCTGACGGTGGCCCGCCCGATCCGTTCGGTGGCTGCGGGCGCGCAGGACGGCGATTTCGCGTGGCTGGCCGAACTGGCGCGCGGCGCACGGCTGATCGGCGCGGGCGAGGGCAGCCACGGCACCGCCGAGCACTTTCAGCTCAAGGATCGGCTGTTCCGCAAACTGGTCCGGAATCACGGGTTCACGGTCTTCGCTATCGAGGCCGACTTCGACGACGGCTACGAGGTGGACCGCTTCGTGCGCGGCGAGGGGCCGAACGATCCGGACGCCGCCACCCGCGCCTTCGACTTCTGGACGTGGCAGACGCAGGAGGTGCGCGATCTGCTGTCCTGGATGCGGGGGTACAACGCCACGCGCGGCGAGAAGCCGGAACTGCGCGTGGTGGGCATCGACATGCAAGACCCCTTCGGGAGCCTGACGCTGCTTGGGCGCCTGGCCCCCCAGAATGACCGGGTCAGGGCGGCGCTGGCCCCCCTGCTGGCCCTCCCGGCCCCCACATGGTTCACGCTGAACGAACGGCCCGCCGCGCAGCAGGCTGAGATCCGCGCCCAGATCACCGCCCTGCAGCAGGCGGTGGCCGCGTTGCCGCAGGACACCCCTGACCGCGCGGTGCTGCTGCATCTGGCCGAGACGGTGCGGCAGGGCGCCACCATGCTGGCCGTGCCCAGCAGCGACTCTGGCCGCACCAACCTGATCCGCGACGCCGCCATGTTCGGCAACACCCGCACGGCGCTGGACACTCTCTTTCCGGGGCAGAAGGCCATGCTGTGGGCGCACAACTTCCACATTGCCAAGGTGCCGGCGCAGGGCCAGCCCTACGTCAACCTGGGCCAGCACCTGGCACGGGCGCTGGGCGAGGGCTACCGCACCGTGGGCTTTTCCTTCGGGGACGGCGAACTGCGCGCCGTTTCCGGTGACCCGGCGCAGCAATTGGGCGGCCCCCTGATCCTGAGTGCCGCGCCTGCGCCGCGCGACAGCCTCGACGCCCTGGTTGCCGGGGACGCCCCCGCCGCCTATCTGAACGTGGCGCAGGCCCTGCAGAGTTCGCTGCTGAGGGGCTGGCTCGCGCAGCCGGTTCGTGTGGCGGGCGTGGGGGCACTGTACACGCCGGGCCAGCCCACCGGAGCCAACGTCGTGTTGTCCCAGGCGTTCGACGGCTTGATCCTGGTGCCGCACGGCACGGCGGCCCGGCCCCTGTCCGGGAAGCCGTGA
- a CDS encoding aminopeptidase: MTSSTEAAFQTQLARYAELLVRTGVNLPQGGRVQVNAPVEAAELARLVAREAYRAGASDVRVDYNDQHLALALYEAGSDAAVEYLPDWVSEESQHMVADGYAFISIVGSDPSLLAGVNPQRVARRSKLQAEAGRKVSEAIGSFQVNWTVAAMATPAWAARVYPDLPEAEAVARLWADIFKVTRADTPDPVAAWDAHLAQLRRLTTLLTEKQYHALHLHSELGTDLTVGLADNHIWQGGGEAAKNGIYGVPNLPTDEVFTAPHRERVDGVAVASKALSARGQLIEGIRVRFENGRAVEVSAERGEDTLKQLIGTDEGAAHLGEVALVPASAPVAQTGTLFLNTLFDENAASHIALGRCYPTNVAGGEDEEALRAAGGNDSLIHVDWMIGTPGTDVDGLTADGTREPLMRGGEWVI, encoded by the coding sequence ATGACCTCTTCAACCGAAGCAGCCTTCCAGACCCAGCTTGCCCGCTACGCCGAATTGCTCGTCCGCACCGGCGTTAACCTGCCGCAGGGAGGCCGGGTGCAGGTCAACGCCCCTGTTGAGGCCGCCGAACTGGCCCGGCTGGTGGCGCGTGAGGCGTACCGGGCCGGGGCCAGCGACGTGCGCGTGGACTACAACGATCAGCACCTGGCCCTCGCGCTGTATGAGGCCGGCTCGGACGCGGCGGTGGAGTACCTCCCGGATTGGGTCTCGGAGGAGTCGCAGCACATGGTGGCCGATGGCTACGCGTTTATCAGCATCGTCGGCAGCGATCCCTCCCTGCTGGCGGGCGTCAACCCGCAGCGGGTGGCGCGGCGCAGCAAATTGCAGGCCGAGGCCGGACGCAAGGTCAGCGAGGCCATCGGCAGCTTTCAGGTCAACTGGACGGTGGCGGCGATGGCCACTCCGGCGTGGGCCGCCCGCGTGTACCCGGATCTGCCGGAGGCCGAGGCCGTCGCGCGCCTGTGGGCCGACATCTTCAAGGTCACGCGCGCCGATACCCCCGATCCGGTGGCGGCCTGGGACGCGCATCTGGCGCAGCTTCGGCGCCTGACCACGCTGCTGACCGAGAAGCAGTACCACGCCCTGCACCTCCACAGCGAACTGGGCACCGACCTGACCGTGGGGCTGGCCGACAACCACATCTGGCAGGGTGGGGGAGAGGCGGCGAAAAACGGCATCTACGGCGTGCCCAACCTGCCCACCGACGAGGTCTTCACTGCGCCGCACCGGGAGCGGGTGGACGGCGTGGCGGTGGCCTCCAAGGCACTCAGCGCGCGGGGGCAGCTGATCGAGGGCATCCGGGTGCGCTTCGAGAACGGCCGGGCGGTGGAGGTCAGCGCCGAGCGCGGCGAGGACACCCTGAAACAGCTGATCGGGACGGATGAGGGGGCCGCCCATCTGGGCGAGGTGGCGCTGGTGCCCGCCTCGGCCCCCGTGGCGCAGACTGGGACGCTGTTCCTGAATACCCTGTTCGACGAAAACGCGGCCAGCCACATCGCGCTGGGGCGCTGCTACCCCACCAACGTCGCGGGCGGCGAGGACGAGGAGGCCTTGCGTGCGGCGGGCGGCAACGACAGCCTGATCCACGTGGACTGGATGATCGGCACGCCAGGAACGGACGTGGACGGCCTCACGGCGGATGGCACACGCGAGCCGCTGATGCGTGGCGGCGAATGGGTGATCTGA